The Flavobacterium sp. HJ-32-4 genome contains a region encoding:
- the rimK gene encoding 30S ribosomal protein S6--L-glutamate ligase, translated as MNEKVVVGSEEWCSLPDLNIPAIKVRVDSGAKTSALHAVNIAPFVREEENWVRFDVNPIQDNIKTVVHCEARIVDKRIVKSSSGFREQRFVILVDLHMNGNSWPIEVTLTNRDSMGFRMLLGREAMIGRIVVDPAEKYLMGQTTPSSLKALYKGAVAPKSGLRIGLLASNPALYSNRRIMEAGETRGHEMHFLNIRECYMKLDATKPEIHNRDGRVLNDFDAIIPRIRPNITFYGCALTRQFEALKVFCLNSSAAIAQSRDKLFSLQLLLNHNIDIPTTGFAHSPLDTDDLIKMVGGPPLIVKLLEGTQGKGVVLAETKKAAESVINAFKSLNANILVQEFIKEANGKDLRLFVVDGKVVAAIQREATPGEFRANIHLGGSAAVIKPTKEERKIAMKAAKAMGLQVAGVDIIRSAKGPLLLEVNSSPGLEGIEGATHIDIAGEMIKAIEKHFKP; from the coding sequence ATGAACGAGAAAGTCGTCGTCGGCAGTGAGGAATGGTGTTCCCTCCCCGACCTGAATATCCCGGCCATCAAAGTGCGCGTCGACAGCGGCGCCAAGACCTCGGCCCTACACGCTGTCAATATTGCCCCTTTCGTCAGAGAAGAGGAAAACTGGGTCCGTTTCGACGTGAACCCCATACAGGACAACATCAAGACCGTCGTGCATTGTGAAGCCCGGATCGTCGACAAGCGTATCGTCAAGAGTTCGTCGGGTTTCCGCGAACAACGCTTCGTCATCCTGGTCGATCTCCACATGAACGGAAATTCATGGCCGATTGAGGTTACACTCACTAACCGCGATTCCATGGGATTTCGGATGCTGTTGGGGCGCGAAGCGATGATTGGCCGCATTGTCGTCGATCCGGCGGAAAAATACCTGATGGGGCAAACGACACCTTCCAGCCTTAAAGCGCTTTACAAAGGTGCGGTAGCACCCAAATCGGGTTTGCGGATTGGCTTGTTGGCCAGCAATCCCGCGCTGTACAGCAACCGACGGATTATGGAAGCCGGCGAAACCCGTGGCCATGAAATGCACTTCCTGAACATCCGGGAGTGCTACATGAAACTCGATGCGACGAAGCCGGAAATCCACAACCGCGACGGACGTGTATTGAATGATTTCGATGCCATCATCCCCCGCATACGACCCAATATCACCTTCTACGGATGCGCCCTCACCCGGCAGTTCGAAGCGTTGAAAGTCTTCTGCCTGAATTCATCGGCGGCGATCGCACAATCGCGTGACAAGCTGTTTTCGTTGCAATTGCTGCTCAACCACAATATCGACATACCGACGACCGGTTTTGCCCATTCACCGCTCGACACCGACGACCTTATCAAAATGGTCGGTGGTCCGCCGTTGATCGTCAAACTGTTGGAAGGCACGCAGGGCAAAGGCGTCGTATTGGCCGAAACCAAAAAGGCAGCCGAATCGGTCATCAACGCTTTCAAATCGTTGAATGCCAACATCCTGGTACAGGAATTTATCAAGGAAGCCAACGGGAAAGACCTTCGGTTATTTGTCGTTGATGGAAAGGTCGTAGCGGCCATACAGCGGGAGGCGACGCCAGGGGAATTCCGCGCGAATATTCACCTCGGTGGTTCGGCGGCCGTAATCAAACCTACGAAAGAAGAACGCAAAATTGCCATGAAAGCCGCCAAAGCAATGGGCTTGCAGGTAGCCGGAGTGGATATCATCCGGTCGGCCAAAGGGCCGTTGCTGCTGGAGGTAAACTCGTCACCCGGACTTGAAGGCATCGAGGGCGCGACCCACATCGACATTGCAGGCGAAATGATCAAGGCTATCGAAAAACACTTCAAACCATGA
- a CDS encoding ATP-dependent Clp protease ATP-binding subunit, with the protein MDDNFSPRVKDVITYSKEEALRLGHDFIGTEHLMLGILRDGNGKAINILNNLSVDLEHLRRKVEILSPANPAAIESGNEKKNLHLTRQAERALKTTFLEAKVFQSTSISTAHLLLCILRNENDPTTKLLNKLKIDYDSAKEQYLNMMPNEEEFMENLPRNESYNDDSGQDDSLKESSFNNPANKSNKKSKTPVLDNFGRDLTELAEDGKLDPVVGREKEIERVSQILSRRKKNNPLLIGEPGVGKSAIAEGLALRIIQKKVSRILFNKRVVTLDLASLVAGTKYRGQFEERMKAVMNELEKNDDIILFIDEIHTIVGAGGATGSLDASNMFKPALARGEIQCIGATTLDEYRQYIEKDGALERRFQKVIVEPTSVEETITILNNIKNKYEDHHNVTYTQEAIEACVKLTNRYMSERFLPDKAIDALDEAGSRVHITNIDVPKQILDLERQLEEVRELKNTVVKKQKYEEAAKLRDDEKRIEKDLAIAQEQWEEDSKNNRIVVTEDNVADVVSMMTGIPVNRIAQTESNKLAKLPDLIKDKVIGQNEAVLKIAKSIQRNRAGLKDPNRPIGSFIFLGQTGVGKTQLAKVLAKELFDSEDALVRIDMSEYMEKFAISRLVGAPPGYVGYEEGGQLTEKVRRKPYCVVLLDEIEKAHPDVFNMMLQVLDDGFLTDSLGRKIDFKNTIIIMTSNIGARQLKDFGQGVGFGTAAKISQADEHSKSVIENALKKSFAPEFLNRIDDVIVFNPLEKHDIDLIIEIELKKLYARIADLGYNLRLSDAAKAFIADKGFDKQFGARPLKRAIQKYVEDALAEEIITHKIGAGDEIFMDLQEGSDELSVKVQKAQEPTN; encoded by the coding sequence ATGGATGATAATTTTTCGCCACGGGTAAAGGATGTCATCACGTACTCCAAAGAAGAAGCCCTGCGCCTCGGCCATGACTTCATCGGTACGGAACACCTTATGCTGGGGATTCTGCGGGACGGCAACGGCAAAGCCATCAACATCCTGAACAATCTTTCAGTCGACCTCGAGCACCTGCGTCGCAAGGTCGAAATACTGAGCCCGGCAAATCCGGCCGCGATAGAAAGCGGTAATGAAAAGAAGAACCTCCACCTGACACGCCAGGCGGAACGCGCCCTAAAGACCACGTTTCTCGAAGCGAAGGTCTTCCAAAGCACTTCGATCAGTACGGCGCACTTATTGTTGTGCATACTGCGGAATGAAAACGATCCCACAACCAAATTGCTGAATAAACTCAAGATCGACTATGATTCAGCAAAAGAACAATACCTGAATATGATGCCAAACGAAGAAGAATTCATGGAAAACCTTCCCCGGAATGAATCTTACAATGATGATTCCGGACAAGATGACAGCCTAAAAGAAAGCAGTTTCAATAACCCCGCCAATAAGTCGAATAAGAAATCGAAGACACCTGTTCTCGATAACTTTGGTCGCGACCTCACCGAACTGGCGGAAGACGGAAAACTCGACCCGGTCGTGGGCCGCGAGAAAGAAATCGAGCGTGTTTCCCAGATCCTGAGCCGTCGTAAGAAGAACAACCCGCTGTTGATCGGTGAACCCGGAGTGGGTAAATCGGCCATTGCGGAAGGACTCGCCCTTCGGATCATCCAGAAGAAAGTGTCGCGTATCCTTTTCAACAAACGCGTCGTTACCCTTGATCTTGCCTCGCTGGTAGCCGGCACCAAATACCGCGGCCAGTTCGAAGAGCGCATGAAAGCGGTGATGAACGAGTTGGAGAAGAATGACGATATCATCCTCTTCATCGACGAGATCCACACCATCGTCGGTGCCGGTGGCGCTACAGGCTCGCTGGATGCCTCGAACATGTTCAAACCGGCGTTGGCCCGGGGTGAAATCCAATGCATCGGAGCTACGACGCTGGATGAGTACCGTCAATATATTGAGAAAGATGGAGCGCTGGAACGCCGTTTCCAGAAGGTGATCGTAGAGCCGACTTCGGTTGAGGAAACGATTACCATCCTCAACAATATCAAGAACAAATACGAAGACCACCACAACGTCACCTATACCCAGGAAGCGATCGAAGCCTGCGTGAAGCTGACCAACCGGTATATGTCGGAACGTTTCCTTCCAGACAAAGCCATTGATGCGCTTGACGAAGCCGGAAGCCGCGTGCACATCACCAACATCGACGTCCCGAAACAGATCCTGGATCTGGAACGTCAGTTGGAGGAAGTCCGCGAACTGAAAAATACCGTCGTCAAAAAACAGAAATACGAAGAAGCTGCCAAACTTCGGGATGATGAAAAACGGATCGAAAAAGACCTTGCCATCGCACAGGAACAGTGGGAGGAAGATTCGAAAAACAACCGTATCGTCGTAACCGAAGACAACGTGGCGGATGTCGTATCGATGATGACCGGCATCCCGGTAAACCGCATCGCCCAGACCGAAAGCAACAAACTGGCGAAATTGCCGGATCTTATTAAGGATAAAGTCATCGGCCAGAACGAAGCGGTGCTGAAAATCGCCAAATCGATCCAACGGAACCGTGCCGGCCTGAAAGATCCGAACCGCCCGATTGGCTCGTTCATCTTCCTTGGACAAACGGGTGTGGGTAAAACCCAACTCGCGAAGGTCCTGGCGAAAGAACTGTTTGATTCAGAGGATGCGCTCGTTCGTATCGACATGAGCGAATACATGGAGAAGTTTGCGATTTCCCGTCTTGTCGGGGCGCCTCCGGGATATGTAGGCTATGAGGAAGGCGGGCAATTGACCGAGAAAGTACGTCGCAAACCGTATTGTGTGGTCCTGCTTGATGAAATCGAAAAGGCCCACCCGGATGTATTCAACATGATGCTCCAGGTATTGGACGACGGCTTCCTGACCGACAGCCTGGGCCGTAAGATCGACTTCAAGAATACCATCATCATCATGACATCGAACATTGGAGCGCGTCAGTTGAAAGACTTCGGGCAAGGTGTTGGCTTCGGCACAGCGGCCAAGATTTCACAAGCCGACGAGCATTCGAAAAGCGTGATCGAAAACGCGTTGAAGAAATCGTTCGCACCCGAGTTCCTGAACCGTATCGACGACGTCATCGTATTCAATCCGCTTGAAAAACACGACATCGACCTGATCATCGAGATCGAATTGAAAAAGCTGTATGCACGCATCGCCGACCTCGGCTACAACCTTCGTCTTTCCGATGCGGCCAAGGCGTTTATCGCCGATAAAGGTTTCGACAAGCAGTTCGGGGCACGTCCGTTGAAACGCGCTATCCAGAAGTATGTGGAGGATGCGTTGGCAGAAGAAATCATCACGCACAAGATTGGTGCGGGCGATGAAATCTTCATGGACCTTCAGGAAGGTTCTGACGAACTTTCGGTGAAAGTGCAGAAAGCCCAAGAGCCCACGAATTAA
- the gyrA gene encoding DNA gyrase subunit A → MSDGEKLIPINIEDEMKSAYIDYSMSVIVSRALPDVRDGLKPVHRRVLFGMYELGVLSNRAHKKSARIVGEVLGKYHPHGDSSVYDTMVRMAQEWSLRYLLVDGQGNFGSIDGDSPAAMRYTEARMKKISEEMLADIDKETVDFQLNFDDTLEEPKVLPAKIPNLLVNGASGIAVGMATNMAPHNLTEVINGTLAYIDNPEIEIDEIIGHIKAPDFPTGGVIYGYEGVREAFKTGRGRVVIRAKTSFEEVEGREAIIVTEIPYQVNKAEMIKKTADLVNEKRIEGISNIRDESDRNGMRIVYILKRDAVPNVVLNTLFKYTQLQSSFSVNNIALVKGRPQLLNVKDLIHYFVEHRHDVVVRRAQYELRKAEERAHILEGLIIASDNIDEVIAIIRGSANTDEAREKLMARFNLSDIQSKAIVEMRLRQLTGLEQDKLRAEYEDIMKLIERLKALLASKELRMELIKEELIEMRDKYGDERRSVIEYSGGDVSIEDMIADESVVITISHAGYIKRTPLSEYKTQNRGGVGQKSAGTRDADFLEHMYVATNHQYMLFFTQKGKCFWMRVYEIPEGSKTSKGRAIQNLINIENDDKVKAFICTGNLRSEEYINSHFLVMATKKGQVKKTPLEQYSRPRANGVAAITIREDDELLAARLTTGNSQILLAVKSGKLVRFEEHKTRPMGRTASGVRGITLADEQDEVIGMVTVNDPESEILVVSEKGYGKRSALEDYRITNRGGKGVKTLNITEKTGQLVSINNVTDEDDLMIINKSGLTIRMDVADLRVMGRATQGVRLISLKGNDSIAAVTKVMKEEAAENAEVNPEDDVTKEMPVEGFTAQAPVTYDDAEDEADDFESEEE, encoded by the coding sequence ATGTCTGACGGAGAAAAGTTGATCCCCATCAATATAGAGGACGAAATGAAGTCCGCCTACATCGATTATTCGATGTCGGTCATTGTGTCACGGGCGCTGCCGGATGTGCGCGACGGACTCAAGCCGGTGCACCGCCGCGTGCTCTTCGGTATGTATGAATTGGGCGTTTTGTCAAACCGGGCCCACAAGAAATCGGCCCGTATCGTCGGTGAAGTATTGGGTAAGTACCACCCACACGGCGATTCTTCCGTTTACGATACCATGGTGCGTATGGCGCAGGAGTGGAGTCTCCGCTACCTGTTGGTCGACGGACAAGGAAACTTCGGTTCCATCGACGGGGATAGCCCGGCGGCGATGCGATACACCGAAGCGCGAATGAAGAAAATTTCAGAAGAGATGTTGGCGGATATCGACAAAGAAACGGTCGACTTCCAGCTGAACTTCGACGATACACTGGAGGAACCAAAAGTGCTTCCGGCAAAAATACCGAACCTGCTCGTCAACGGTGCGTCGGGCATCGCGGTAGGTATGGCAACGAACATGGCCCCGCACAACCTGACGGAGGTCATCAACGGAACGCTTGCCTATATTGACAATCCCGAGATTGAGATCGACGAAATCATCGGGCACATCAAAGCGCCGGATTTCCCAACGGGCGGTGTAATCTATGGATACGAAGGGGTGCGCGAGGCCTTCAAGACCGGTCGCGGCCGCGTCGTCATCCGTGCGAAAACGAGTTTTGAAGAAGTAGAAGGACGCGAGGCCATCATCGTTACCGAGATACCGTACCAGGTAAACAAAGCGGAGATGATCAAAAAGACGGCGGACCTCGTCAACGAGAAACGCATCGAGGGTATCTCCAACATCCGTGACGAATCGGATCGTAATGGTATGCGGATCGTGTACATCCTCAAACGGGATGCCGTGCCGAATGTGGTCCTCAACACCTTGTTTAAATATACACAGCTGCAGTCGTCTTTCAGTGTCAATAACATTGCACTGGTAAAAGGACGTCCGCAGTTGCTGAATGTTAAAGACCTGATCCACTATTTCGTGGAACACCGCCATGATGTGGTGGTGCGTCGTGCGCAATATGAATTGCGGAAGGCGGAAGAGCGGGCCCACATACTCGAAGGACTCATCATTGCGTCTGACAATATCGATGAGGTTATCGCTATTATCCGTGGCTCGGCCAATACCGACGAAGCGCGTGAGAAATTGATGGCGCGTTTCAACCTTTCGGATATACAGTCGAAGGCCATCGTAGAGATGCGTTTGCGTCAGCTTACGGGTCTTGAGCAGGACAAACTGCGCGCCGAGTACGAAGATATCATGAAACTCATCGAGCGGTTGAAAGCGTTGTTGGCGAGCAAGGAACTCCGTATGGAACTCATCAAGGAAGAACTCATCGAAATGCGTGACAAATACGGCGATGAGCGTCGTTCGGTCATCGAGTACTCCGGAGGTGATGTAAGTATCGAAGACATGATCGCCGACGAAAGCGTGGTCATCACGATCTCGCACGCCGGTTACATCAAACGCACACCGTTGAGCGAATACAAAACACAAAACCGTGGTGGCGTGGGGCAGAAAAGTGCCGGTACACGCGACGCAGACTTCCTGGAACATATGTATGTGGCGACGAACCACCAATATATGTTGTTCTTTACCCAGAAAGGGAAGTGTTTTTGGATGCGGGTGTATGAAATTCCGGAAGGCAGCAAGACCAGCAAAGGACGTGCCATCCAGAACCTGATCAACATTGAGAACGACGATAAGGTAAAGGCGTTCATCTGTACGGGTAACCTCCGCAGTGAAGAGTACATCAACAGCCACTTCTTGGTTATGGCGACCAAGAAAGGACAAGTGAAGAAAACACCACTCGAACAATATTCACGTCCACGTGCGAATGGCGTGGCGGCGATTACGATCCGCGAAGACGACGAACTGTTGGCAGCACGCCTGACGACCGGAAACAGCCAAATCCTATTGGCGGTGAAATCCGGAAAGTTGGTGCGGTTCGAAGAGCATAAGACGCGTCCGATGGGACGTACTGCTTCCGGTGTGCGTGGCATCACGCTCGCCGATGAGCAGGATGAAGTAATTGGAATGGTAACGGTCAATGATCCGGAGTCGGAGATTCTTGTGGTATCTGAAAAGGGTTACGGAAAACGTTCGGCCCTGGAAGATTATCGTATCACCAACCGCGGCGGTAAAGGAGTGAAGACACTTAATATTACCGAGAAGACCGGACAGTTGGTGTCGATCAATAACGTAACGGACGAAGACGATTTGATGATCATCAACAAATCCGGACTCACGATCCGTATGGACGTAGCCGATCTTCGCGTAATGGGACGTGCCACGCAGGGTGTTCGTTTGATCAGCCTGAAAGGAAATGACTCGATCGCGGCGGTTACGAAAGTAATGAAGGAGGAAGCGGCTGAGAATGCCGAGGTCAATCCGGAAGACGACGTGACGAAAGAAATGCCGGTCGAAGGATTTACGGCTCAGGCACCGGTGACGTATGATGACGCAGAAGACGAAGCGGACGATTTCGAAAGCGAAGAAGAATAA
- a CDS encoding tetratricopeptide repeat protein has protein sequence MKINKFFVAAALIASVAVSAQKDELKALKKIYAKEKPSANDVQDYKANLEKLQTLSTEESDKVYTAFYKGMLPLVELSTTGTPTPEQLMKVASPEAVAEFTSSVNGVLEYEKKTGKKQYTDDINETLGWFRPMLLGYAVELGKIQQYKPASSVLYNIYLLDKKDQEKLYYAANYAVLGKDYPKALEYYQMLKDLNYSGEKTLFYAKNVASGQEESFPTKTDRDNYVKLKTHEAPRDEKVPSQRGEIYKNIALILIDQGKIEEAKKAIKDAQLANPEDSSLVLSEMDLYLKTKDMVSYERLAKEVVAKNPTDANLLYNLGVISNEANRKEEAKDYYKKAITVDPKYTNAYLNLAVLMLEPEKDIVDQMNKLGTSAADNKKFDALKKQREDLFVSVIPYLEKAHELNKDNLDVAETLLNVYGALEMMDKARPLKEEVRALREKQPAKN, from the coding sequence ATGAAAATCAATAAATTTTTCGTCGCTGCGGCATTGATAGCCTCTGTTGCGGTTTCAGCACAGAAAGACGAATTGAAGGCGTTGAAGAAAATCTACGCCAAAGAGAAGCCTTCGGCTAACGATGTTCAGGACTATAAAGCAAACTTAGAGAAGTTGCAGACTTTATCGACGGAAGAAAGCGATAAAGTTTATACCGCTTTTTACAAGGGAATGCTTCCTCTCGTTGAATTGAGTACAACAGGTACGCCCACTCCTGAACAATTGATGAAGGTAGCGTCGCCGGAGGCTGTTGCCGAGTTCACGTCATCGGTGAATGGCGTACTGGAGTATGAGAAGAAGACGGGAAAGAAACAGTATACAGACGATATTAATGAAACGTTGGGTTGGTTCCGTCCCATGTTACTTGGTTACGCAGTTGAGTTGGGCAAGATACAGCAGTATAAGCCCGCGTCGTCCGTACTCTACAATATTTACCTGCTGGATAAGAAAGACCAGGAGAAACTCTACTACGCTGCCAACTATGCTGTCTTAGGAAAAGACTATCCCAAGGCACTGGAGTATTACCAAATGTTGAAAGACCTGAATTATTCAGGTGAGAAAACGTTGTTTTATGCAAAGAACGTAGCGTCGGGTCAGGAAGAGAGTTTTCCGACTAAAACGGATCGCGACAATTACGTGAAACTGAAAACGCATGAGGCACCGCGAGATGAGAAAGTTCCGTCTCAACGAGGTGAAATCTATAAGAACATTGCCTTGATTTTAATTGATCAGGGCAAAATAGAGGAAGCGAAGAAAGCCATTAAGGATGCGCAATTGGCCAATCCGGAAGATTCATCGCTCGTTTTGAGTGAGATGGACTTGTATCTCAAAACAAAAGATATGGTATCGTATGAGCGTCTGGCGAAAGAGGTTGTTGCCAAGAATCCTACCGATGCCAACCTTTTGTACAATCTCGGTGTTATTAGTAACGAGGCCAATCGTAAGGAAGAGGCAAAAGACTACTATAAAAAGGCAATCACTGTTGATCCTAAGTATACGAATGCGTACCTGAACCTGGCGGTATTGATGCTGGAGCCAGAGAAAGACATCGTTGACCAGATGAACAAACTCGGTACATCGGCGGCCGATAATAAGAAATTTGACGCGTTGAAAAAACAGCGTGAAGATTTGTTTGTGTCGGTCATTCCATATCTCGAGAAAGCACACGAACTGAACAAAGACAACCTGGATGTAGCGGAAACGCTACTGAACGTATATGGCGCTCTTGAAATGATGGACAAAGCACGTCCGTTGAAAGAGGAAGTGCGTGCGTTGCGGGAAAAGCAACCTGCCAAGAACTAA
- a CDS encoding NlpC/P60 family protein: MFGICNLANIPLRAEPSDKSEIVSQVLFGEHFKVLSQERQWTQVKLQYDGYEGWIDTKQFQVISEASYDMLSEDTIILNADLVEYVTWGNNLLMPIPLGASLSFLSQPEINKSQFEFEGMRVTGKKPKSQLIETAFQYLNAPYLWGGKTPFGIDCSGFTQMVYKLNGHFLLRDASQQATQGDALSFIEESEPGDLAFFDNEEGAIIHVGIIMNDNYIIHASGRVRIDRLDHLGIYNAETNRHTHKLRVIKKVI; this comes from the coding sequence ATGTTCGGAATCTGTAATCTGGCCAACATTCCCCTGCGGGCGGAGCCCAGTGATAAGAGCGAAATCGTATCCCAAGTGTTGTTCGGCGAGCATTTTAAAGTGCTGTCGCAGGAACGGCAATGGACGCAGGTAAAACTGCAGTATGACGGTTACGAAGGCTGGATCGATACGAAACAATTCCAGGTGATTTCCGAAGCGAGCTACGATATGTTGTCGGAAGACACCATTATACTCAATGCCGATTTGGTCGAGTATGTCACGTGGGGAAACAATCTCCTGATGCCAATTCCTCTTGGAGCGTCTTTATCCTTCCTTAGCCAGCCCGAGATCAACAAATCGCAGTTTGAGTTCGAAGGGATGCGTGTGACCGGGAAAAAGCCCAAATCACAACTGATCGAAACCGCATTCCAATATTTGAACGCGCCTTACTTATGGGGAGGCAAAACGCCTTTCGGCATCGACTGTTCGGGTTTTACCCAAATGGTCTATAAGCTAAACGGCCACTTCCTGTTACGCGATGCGTCGCAACAGGCCACACAAGGCGATGCCCTCAGTTTCATTGAAGAAAGCGAACCGGGCGACCTGGCTTTTTTTGATAATGAGGAAGGTGCCATCATCCACGTCGGTATAATCATGAACGACAACTACATCATCCATGCCAGCGGCCGTGTACGAATTGACCGTTTGGACCACCTGGGAATTTACAACGCCGAAACCAACCGGCATACGCATAAATTGCGCGTCATTAAAAAAGTAATATAA
- a CDS encoding acetyl-CoA C-acyltransferase, whose protein sequence is MSKKVVIVSAVRTPIGSFLGSLSTVPAPKLGATAIKGALDKIGLSPESVDEVIMGNVVQAGVGQAPARQASRFAGLPDSVIATTVNKVCASGMKAVTQAAQALMAGDAEVIVAGGMENMSLIPHYVQMRTGQKFGPATMIDGLQKDGLTDAYDQNAMGVCADACATEYNISREEQDAFAIQSYERSAQAWEAGKFDNEVVPVAVPQRKGDPIMVTKDEEYTNVRLDKIPSLAPVFTKEGTVTAANASTINDGAAALVIMSEEKATALGLKPLAYIKGYADAEQEPKWFTTAPAKALPKALAKAGISKDDVDFFEFNEAFSVVGLANAKILGLDAAKINVNGGAVSLGHPLGCSGARIIVTLLNVLEQNNAKIGAAAICNGGGGASAIVIERA, encoded by the coding sequence ATGAGCAAAAAAGTTGTCATCGTTTCCGCCGTCCGCACGCCGATCGGCAGTTTTCTCGGAAGTCTGTCTACCGTTCCTGCCCCTAAACTGGGCGCAACGGCTATAAAAGGCGCGCTTGATAAAATCGGATTGTCGCCGGAATCGGTTGACGAAGTGATCATGGGCAATGTCGTACAGGCAGGTGTAGGCCAGGCCCCTGCACGTCAGGCGTCGCGTTTTGCCGGGTTGCCTGACAGCGTCATCGCTACGACCGTAAACAAGGTGTGTGCCTCCGGTATGAAAGCCGTAACACAGGCAGCGCAAGCCCTCATGGCCGGTGATGCCGAAGTAATCGTAGCCGGTGGAATGGAAAATATGAGCCTCATTCCCCACTACGTTCAAATGCGTACCGGACAAAAATTCGGTCCGGCAACGATGATCGACGGTCTCCAGAAAGACGGACTTACTGACGCCTACGACCAAAATGCAATGGGCGTTTGCGCAGATGCGTGCGCAACCGAATATAACATCTCACGGGAAGAGCAGGATGCCTTCGCAATCCAATCATATGAGCGTTCGGCCCAGGCGTGGGAAGCGGGCAAATTCGACAATGAGGTCGTGCCAGTAGCCGTTCCACAACGGAAAGGCGATCCGATCATGGTTACCAAAGACGAAGAATATACAAACGTGCGCCTTGATAAAATTCCATCGCTCGCACCTGTATTCACAAAAGAGGGAACCGTAACCGCCGCCAACGCGTCTACCATAAATGACGGTGCAGCCGCACTCGTGATCATGTCGGAAGAAAAAGCAACAGCACTCGGACTCAAGCCGCTCGCCTACATCAAAGGCTACGCGGATGCTGAGCAGGAGCCTAAATGGTTCACGACTGCACCGGCCAAAGCGCTGCCGAAAGCCCTCGCAAAAGCGGGTATCTCCAAAGACGATGTCGACTTCTTCGAATTCAACGAAGCGTTCTCGGTAGTGGGCTTGGCGAACGCTAAAATCCTCGGACTTGATGCGGCGAAGATTAACGTAAACGGAGGCGCCGTTTCGCTCGGACACCCACTAGGTTGTTCCGGAGCCCGTATCATCGTGACATTGCTCAACGTACTGGAACAAAACAACGCCAAAATCGGCGCTGCGGCCATCTGCAACGGCGGAGGTGGCGCATCGGCCATCGTGATCGAACGCGCGTAA
- a CDS encoding DUF3575 domain-containing protein has product MKKSLLLFLFLCSAGAAVAQTDSTEVRRYNFLKVNLSSVVFNNYSFQYERVLSKRWSVALGYRFMPSSNIPFKSNVDSFVDETDDATQFLIDNAKISNTAITPEIRLYLGKGYGRGFYLAPYYRYTKFKAETVKVEYDDDAGDPQVLTMGGDITGSSFGLMLGAQWPIGKHFVIDWWIIGGHVGSGSGKIEGETTQTLSANEQAQVLDVIEEFDLPFIDEEFETNSNGASVKMNGGWGGIRAFGLSIGFHF; this is encoded by the coding sequence ATGAAAAAATCACTACTCCTTTTTTTGTTTTTATGCAGTGCCGGGGCCGCCGTCGCCCAAACCGACTCAACCGAAGTCAGGCGCTACAATTTTCTAAAGGTCAACCTAAGCTCGGTTGTCTTTAACAACTATTCCTTCCAGTACGAGCGTGTGTTATCAAAACGCTGGTCTGTGGCACTTGGGTATCGATTCATGCCCTCTTCCAACATCCCGTTCAAAAGCAATGTCGATTCGTTCGTTGATGAAACCGATGACGCTACCCAGTTTTTGATCGACAATGCGAAGATCAGCAACACCGCCATCACACCCGAGATCCGGCTTTATCTCGGAAAAGGCTACGGACGCGGTTTCTACCTTGCGCCTTACTACCGTTACACCAAATTCAAAGCGGAAACAGTTAAGGTTGAGTACGACGACGATGCGGGTGATCCGCAAGTGCTGACGATGGGTGGCGACATAACAGGCAGTTCCTTCGGGTTGATGCTGGGTGCCCAATGGCCTATCGGCAAACACTTTGTAATTGACTGGTGGATCATCGGCGGACACGTAGGCAGCGGTTCCGGGAAAATCGAAGGCGAAACCACCCAGACGCTTAGTGCGAATGAACAGGCTCAGGTACTGGATGTTATAGAGGAATTTGATCTCCCGTTCATCGATGAGGAATTCGAAACCAACTCGAATGGTGCCTCTGTCAAAATGAATGGCGGCTGGGGTGGCATCCGGGCCTTCGGCTTGAGCATCGGCTTCCACTTTTAA